In Chloroflexota bacterium, the genomic window ACTGGCGAACACGATTGTGAACGCGCAACCGGTAGGAAGCACGTTGACATTCGTAAATGCAGACTCGCGGAACGAAAGAGCATTGCAAGCGGCGGACGTGGTCGCGTGGAGCATCTTTCAAAAATACGCGCATGAGGATGACACGTACTACCGAGTCATTGAGGACAAGCAAGTGGGGGAATCAGTCATCGGATTCTGAAAAAGAAAAACCGGCTCACCCTGGGAGTTGATTCTCACCGTCTAGCTTGCGCTGACGGAGTAGCACCGACTTACATCGGAGCAACAGGTCCAGGACTTACAAGTCCGGTCAATCATCATTATACGGCATTCATAGTTTAGCGTCAAGCGCGTAAAATGCCCAATCAAATCGCAGTCATCGCGCATCATTTGTTCGCTGGGATTGAGGGAGTTGGCTGAAAGGGTGAAATGACTCAATCGAAAAAATCTACACCCGGCGCATCGGTGGACGAATTCTTCAACGAGCAAATGAAGAATCCGAAATTTCGCCGCGCGTATGTGCAACTCGAACCCGAGTTTGCGCTCATTAAACAAGCCATCGAACGTCGCATCAAGCGCAAGCAAGCGCGCAAGTCGCGAAAACCTGGGGCGGTGAAGAAATGAAAATGATTACGGGGTGTAGATAAATGCCGATCAACAAACCACTTGCCAAACGTTATCTCAAAGCATTTGATTTCTGCGCGCTCTTTATCGAAGAGTTGGGCTGGGATAAAAGCACCACGCGGCTCGCTCTGCGTGTCGAGGTGGATGGTCACGCGGAGCGGTACGAACTTGTCGCCGTCGCGCAGAAACGCGGGTTCGGTGTGTTCACGTGCACGCCGACCGACAGTCGCGCGATTCCGAATTATGCGATGCGGCGCAAGATTGATTCCCTGGTCGTCAAATCGGCGCACGAGCATCTGATTATCTTTACCGATGCGGCGCAGACGACCCAGGTTTGGCAATGGGTCAAGCGTGAAGCGGGCAAACCTGCCGCGTGCAGCGAGCATCATTTCAGCAAAGCGCAAGATGGCGAGCCGTTAATTCAGAAATTGGAGGCGTTGGCATTCTCGCTCGCGCAAGAAGAAGATTTGTCGATTGTGCAGGTGGCAGGCGCGGTGCGGGCGGGTCTTGACCTGGAGCGCGTGACCAAAAAGTTCTATGAGCGTTTCAAAACCGAGCACGCCGCGTTCCTAAAATTCGTCAAGGGTATCTCGGATGAAGCGGACGAACGCTGGTATGCGTCGGTGATGCTCGACCGCTTGATGTTCATCTATTTTATTCAGCGCAAAACTTTTCTGGACGGGGATGTCCATTATTTGCGGAATCGTCTCGCAACAAGCAAGAAGAGCGGCGCGGATCGGTTCTATTCCCATTTTCTCACGACGTTATTCTTTGAGGGTTTTGCGAAAAAAGCGAGCGAACGTTCGGCGGCGACGAATACATTGCTTGGCAAGGTTCCGTATCTCAACGGTGGCTTGTTCACCAAACATCCGCTGGAAGAACGCTACGGCAAGGACATTGACATCGCCGATGCCGCGTTCGCCAAGGTGTTTGCTTTCTTCGACGAATACCAGTGGCATCTCGACGAGCGACCTCTGCGCGATGACAAGGAAATCAATCCCGATGTGCTGGGTTATATTTTTGAAAAGTACATCAATCAAAAGCAGATGGGCGCGTTCTATACCAAAGAGGACATCACGGGATACATCGGCGAAGAGACGATTATTCCGCACCTGTTCGATGCGGCGGGGATTGGCGCGGCGCGGATCGCACCCATTTTGCAAGCCAATCCCAATCGCTACATTTATGATGCGATAAAGCACGGCGTTGACCAGTCGCTACCCAAAGAGATTGCGGCGGGCATCAAGGATGTGGCAAAGCGAACTGAATGGAACAGGTCTGCGCCTGCTGAAGTTGCCTTGCCGACAGAAACGTGGCGCGAGGTCGTCGCGCGGCGCAATCGTTACGCCGAGTTGAAATCGAAAATTGAGAATCGCGAAATCCAAAACGTCAATGATCTGATCACATTCAATCTGGACATTCGCCAATTGGCGCAAGATGTGATTGAGCACATTGAAGATCCTGATCAACTCCGCGCGTTGTGGCACGCGCTCGAAATTCTGGCAGTGCTCGATCCAACGGTTGGGTCGGGTGCGTTTCTGTTTGCTGCGTTGAATATCTTGGAAGCGTTGTACGAAGCGTGTTTGGATCGAATGCAAGTGTTCCTGGATGAGTTGGAGCGTTCGGGCGAAAAGAGTCGTCCCGAAAAGTTCGGCGATTTCAAAGAGGTGTTGGCACGCGTTGCCGAACATCCGAATCGCCGCTATTTCATTTTGAAATCCATCATCGTCAACAATCTATACGGCGTGGACATTATGGGCGAGGCGGTGGAAATTTGTAAACTGCGCTTGTTCCTCAAACTCGTCGCCCAGATTGAACGCGCTGAAGACATTGAGCCGCTACCTGATATTGATTTCAATATCCGTGCAGGTAATTCGCTGGTTGGCTTTGCGACGTACGACGAAGTGCGGAAAGCGGTGCTGGGCGACACACAAGGCAGAATGGATCTCGACGACGATATGACGCGGATTGACGAACGCGCCGAATTGGTGGACCGCGCGTTCAAGATGTTCCGTGAGCAACAAACCAGGTTGGGTGG contains:
- a CDS encoding Eco57I restriction-modification methylase domain-containing protein — protein: MPINKPLAKRYLKAFDFCALFIEELGWDKSTTRLALRVEVDGHAERYELVAVAQKRGFGVFTCTPTDSRAIPNYAMRRKIDSLVVKSAHEHLIIFTDAAQTTQVWQWVKREAGKPAACSEHHFSKAQDGEPLIQKLEALAFSLAQEEDLSIVQVAGAVRAGLDLERVTKKFYERFKTEHAAFLKFVKGISDEADERWYASVMLDRLMFIYFIQRKTFLDGDVHYLRNRLATSKKSGADRFYSHFLTTLFFEGFAKKASERSAATNTLLGKVPYLNGGLFTKHPLEERYGKDIDIADAAFAKVFAFFDEYQWHLDERPLRDDKEINPDVLGYIFEKYINQKQMGAFYTKEDITGYIGEETIIPHLFDAAGIGAARIAPILQANPNRYIYDAIKHGVDQSLPKEIAAGIKDVAKRTEWNRSAPAEVALPTETWREVVARRNRYAELKSKIENREIQNVNDLITFNLDIRQLAQDVIEHIEDPDQLRALWHALEILAVLDPTVGSGAFLFAALNILEALYEACLDRMQVFLDELERSGEKSRPEKFGDFKEVLARVAEHPNRRYFILKSIIVNNLYGVDIMGEAVEICKLRLFLKLVAQIERAEDIEPLPDIDFNIRAGNSLVGFATYDEVRKAVLGDTQGRMDLDDDMTRIDERAELVDRAFKMFREQQTRLGGTVTPADKQNLRDRLSTLEAELNRYLAKQYGVDPNKKATVEKWRAAHQPFHWFIEFYGILKRGGFDVIIGNPPYVEYGKVKGDYTVRGYKTEDCGNLYANVIERSLNLLQSKGCLSMIVPVSLVATPGYHSIRELVLESGTCFVSSFNIHPSCLFEGANPRLCIPIVLRGRQNELFTTYYQKWYAQERSLLFQRLTYTRIPRQITSAVVKRAIPKIGSQTGLDVFTKLVDVKKTLTEFVTVKSRTSGTIYYRRTFGAFVLFYDCPPKMFDEHERPMLPTELKEIYFSAQYADLMLAIYFSNAYYLYTYLMSDCRNMNRPEVETFPINLGILDAKVTEQL